One segment of Paraburkholderia bonniea DNA contains the following:
- the flgH gene encoding flagellar basal body L-ring protein FlgH: MALLGGCALVPKQPIIQQPMTAAPPVPPQAQSPGSIYNPGYAGRPLFEDQRPRNVGDILTIVIAENVNATKSSGANANRQGSTDLAVPTAGFLPGFFSRASLDATGANKFQANGGANASNTFNGTITVTVTSVLPNGNLVVSGEKQMLINQGNEFVRFSGVVNPNTISGVNSVYSTQVADARIEYSAKGYIDESQNMGWLQRFFLNVSPW, encoded by the coding sequence ATGGCCTTGCTGGGCGGCTGCGCCCTCGTGCCGAAGCAGCCGATCATCCAGCAGCCGATGACCGCCGCGCCACCAGTGCCACCGCAAGCCCAGTCGCCGGGCTCGATCTACAACCCTGGCTACGCTGGCCGGCCATTGTTCGAAGACCAGCGGCCACGCAACGTCGGCGACATCCTGACCATCGTGATTGCTGAAAACGTCAACGCGACTAAATCATCCGGCGCGAATGCCAACCGCCAGGGCAGTACTGATCTGGCCGTGCCAACGGCGGGCTTTTTGCCCGGCTTCTTCAGCCGCGCCAGCCTGGACGCGACCGGGGCCAACAAGTTTCAGGCCAATGGCGGCGCGAATGCCTCGAACACCTTCAACGGCACGATCACCGTCACCGTCACTAGCGTGCTGCCGAACGGCAACCTCGTCGTGAGCGGCGAAAAGCAGATGCTGATTAACCAGGGGAATGAATTCGTGCGTTTTTCCGGGGTGGTGAATCCGAACACGATCTCGGGCGTGAACTCGGTGTATTCAACCCAGGTTGCTGACGCCAGGATCGAGTACTCCGCCAAGGGCTACATCGACGAAAGCCAGAACATGGGCTGGCTGCAACGCTTCTTCCTGAACGTGTCGCCATGGTGA